TTCCTCAGCTACCAGCCACGCACCTAGCATCTAGCCAATAAAAAGCAGTTCAGATAAACAGAGGGGAAGTTGTTTACCTTTAAATTTTGGGGCTCAAGAGACTTGAGATACTCCAACAGTTCATTTTGTCCACTCGCAGATTTCCTCCCAACTTGATGATTTAGTTCCTCAATCTCTGCTTCAAGTAACTCAATGTACTTCTTAGCATTTATTCTCTCGGGGCCAGAAACATTATTCCACCTAATAACTTCACCTGACACATTCTTCTGTGTCCCAGGTGCATAATCTGGTGCATCCTGTAAGTCACAGGGTACCAATTAAAGGTTGTACAGAGGAACCTCTCGAAAATAAAACAGAAGCATCAAAATGAGTGAGTGAACAACAtaactaaattttttaaaaaaaaaattttaaaaaaagatttatTGTTTACAGCTTTATGAATTTTCCTTGACAAAAACAGCCTTGATTAGAACCAGTAGCTAAAAGTGCACAGCTTTGAAGATTACATCTCCATTAAGAATCACTGGAATTTCACAAGCTCTGCATTTTACTTAAAGATGTGGTACTTTCCACGTTAGTACGACAAGGGTCAGATAATTAGGAGTGACATTGTAGCCTAATCTCAATGCCatcagaaaaatacaaaatgacTACATGGTAAAGAAAAGCCTTCCCAAAGCACATAGGTCAGAGAGGTAATGTCCGAAAGTGTAGCCACCACAAGACTTCTCCTCAGCAAATGGTGATGTAGCAAAAGGTTTCCGCAACCACACAAAGGATAAGAACGTTCATAAATATAAACTGAAagataaaaagggaaaaaatatCACCTTTTTATCTTGCACATCAGGAAGAGCAACTGGCTCTAAACCTTGCTGGAGTTCCAACCTGTACTGTGCATTCTGAAACATATATCCAGTCATCATGATACTGTACATGAGTTGTGCAAGGTTTTCGGCAACCTGAAATGGAAGTCAACCAATCCCCCTGAATATATAAATGGCTTAAGCACAACTATTATGAAAACATGAACAAAAGATTTGCATCAATAAATCAGTCAGCCACCAAGTATAGAGAACCCATCAGATCGTATGATACTCATGCTGCTAGTTCTATGATGAGAAAGAATATTAAAAGCTATATACTTACGGTGGTCACTGTGACTGCAAAAAATTGTGGGGGTAGAGTTCCAATCATGTTTGTGACTGTTTGGCGCATTGCATCAACCACCTACATGAGTAACCGTGAAAAGTGGTTTGATTTCAGCCGATTAGTCATGGAAATAGAAATCCATAGCCTCTATCTTTGCATTAGTCAGACAgatattttattcattttaatgGGTTTGTGCCGAAGACGAATAAAATACCTGCTGGGGTGCCCTTTTTACAAAGAGCTCCATGAATTCTGGCTGCACATTTTTGACGTACTCCAAAAGAATTTCTCTCCTGCTCTTTGGCTGTTGAgttcaagaaattcaatcaatcATATGAGTTGGGTTGGCAACAATATATGTGTTTCAACTAGACAATGGGTCTACTTTAGTAAGATTAACAattgagaaaagagagagggaggcaTCTAGCAGGCCAAttgggagagaaaaagaaataccaGAGTGCCGTTGGGAGGCTTGGAATCGCCAGACGCATTGGGACTGTCGCTCTTTGAAGACTCGTAAGCGTGAATTCTCAACCTGCTTCCTCTGTTTTTCGTCTTTATTCGGAAGGTAACCGAAGAAGAACACGACCCAGCCCAAAAATgtacagaagaagaagaagccgacgaagaagaagtagaaaattttggtaaaaCGAAA
The window above is part of the Prunus dulcis chromosome 1, ALMONDv2, whole genome shotgun sequence genome. Proteins encoded here:
- the LOC117616773 gene encoding uncharacterized protein LOC117616773; translation: MLTNMYSLTVKPSFVLPKFSTSSSSASSSSVHFWAGSCSSSVTFRIKTKNRGSRLRIHAYESSKSDSPNASGDSKPPNGTLPKSRREILLEYVKNVQPEFMELFVKRAPQQVVDAMRQTVTNMIGTLPPQFFAVTVTTVAENLAQLMYSIMMTGYMFQNAQYRLELQQGLEPVALPDVQDKKDAPDYAPGTQKNVSGEVIRWNNVSGPERINAKKYIELLEAEIEELNHQVGRKSASGQNELLEYLKSLEPQNLKELTSSAGDDVVVAMNTFIKRLLAVSDPGQMKTSVTEASAPELAKLLYWLMVVGYSLRNIEVRFDMERVLGTPPKLAELPPGENV